A portion of the Bifidobacterium lemurum genome contains these proteins:
- a CDS encoding ABC transporter permease, producing the protein MAKRFAMPFAVVLGVMCMMMVIFHPMMHLEIKGLPVAIVSLDEGVETPQASVNAGETMAEQLTSSNDDSATMVWTRLDDEAELDEAIENNEYYAAVVIPEDFSAQQIQAQLNPDDESATPTLRVIIDNGKSPVAASLLAQALPSVLEQTGANVETETVHEGDTASSSSSGLAIGTMMAQNMAIAPLFVMSFVGAMFVSRAMRISYADNRLERTKRIGAQLALVVVVSLAASLAVDCISAAVSGNWMSSAAIPFMWMASLCVMLAALALFDIATPLGAACGALTLALGLSSGMFPYEMLPEFWQDWIYPWVPQHFIGDGVRDIVYNGHGAWNSGSAPLLVVGAVGLALLLVVVALPSRKPRRSVFER; encoded by the coding sequence ATGGCAAAACGGTTCGCGATGCCCTTCGCGGTGGTGTTGGGCGTGATGTGCATGATGATGGTGATCTTCCACCCGATGATGCACTTGGAGATCAAGGGGCTGCCGGTCGCCATCGTCTCGTTGGACGAAGGAGTCGAGACGCCGCAGGCGAGCGTCAACGCGGGCGAAACGATGGCCGAACAGCTGACGTCGAGCAACGACGACTCCGCGACGATGGTGTGGACACGGCTGGATGACGAAGCCGAGTTGGACGAGGCCATCGAAAACAACGAATACTACGCCGCCGTGGTGATTCCCGAGGATTTCAGCGCGCAACAGATTCAGGCCCAGCTCAACCCCGACGACGAGTCCGCCACGCCGACGTTGCGCGTGATCATCGACAACGGCAAAAGCCCGGTAGCCGCGAGCCTGCTGGCCCAGGCGCTGCCCAGCGTGCTCGAACAGACGGGCGCGAACGTCGAGACCGAAACCGTGCATGAGGGCGATACCGCGTCATCCTCGTCCTCCGGACTGGCCATCGGCACCATGATGGCGCAGAACATGGCGATCGCACCGCTGTTCGTCATGAGCTTCGTCGGCGCCATGTTCGTTTCGAGGGCGATGAGAATCTCCTACGCCGACAACCGGCTCGAGCGCACCAAACGCATCGGCGCGCAGCTCGCACTCGTGGTCGTCGTCTCGCTGGCCGCGTCCTTGGCGGTGGATTGCATCTCCGCGGCCGTCTCCGGCAATTGGATGTCCTCCGCCGCGATCCCGTTCATGTGGATGGCGAGCCTGTGCGTGATGCTCGCCGCATTGGCGCTGTTCGACATCGCGACGCCTCTGGGCGCGGCATGCGGCGCTTTGACGCTCGCGCTCGGCCTGTCCTCGGGTATGTTCCCCTACGAGATGCTGCCCGAATTCTGGCAGGATTGGATCTATCCGTGGGTGCCGCAGCATTTCATCGGCGACGGCGTGCGCGACATCGTCTACAACGGCCACGGCGCATGGAATTCGGGCAGCGCCCCGCTGCTGGTGGTAGGCGCGGTCGGATTGGCGCTGCTGCTCGTGGTGGTCGCCCTGCCGTCACGCAAACCCCGCCGGTCCGTGTTCGAACGCTAG
- a CDS encoding TetR/AcrR family transcriptional regulator, translating into MPRPRKDSGLPSAQERMEQAFWTLLERHPYSQISMKEVTRLAEVNHNTFYYHYSGLDELAESAMQHSIPHELVAAVLRGFTGSDEALARLIGDPTLSNHMEHLCHAASERSSPRMRAMVRGAIRQTWFDILDIDPQAMGPNSQLAVEAALGVFMALFSYRAEHSTDMTLVELLRTDSAGQLRAMLPVWVMSALAADGAIPASRADATMMGRAHEEEA; encoded by the coding sequence ATGCCACGGCCAAGAAAAGACTCCGGACTCCCCTCGGCGCAGGAACGCATGGAACAGGCGTTCTGGACGCTGCTCGAACGCCATCCGTACTCCCAGATCTCCATGAAGGAGGTCACCCGTCTCGCCGAAGTGAACCACAACACCTTCTACTACCACTACAGCGGATTGGACGAGCTGGCCGAAAGCGCGATGCAACACTCCATCCCGCACGAGCTCGTCGCCGCGGTGCTGCGCGGATTCACCGGCTCCGACGAGGCGCTCGCCCGTCTCATCGGCGATCCGACGCTCAGCAACCATATGGAACATCTCTGCCATGCGGCCAGCGAGCGCAGCTCGCCCCGCATGCGCGCGATGGTGAGGGGCGCCATCCGCCAGACTTGGTTCGACATCCTCGACATCGACCCGCAGGCGATGGGCCCGAACTCGCAGCTCGCCGTCGAAGCGGCGCTCGGCGTGTTCATGGCGCTGTTCTCCTACCGCGCCGAACACTCCACCGACATGACGTTGGTGGAGTTGCTGCGCACGGATTCGGCCGGCCAATTGCGCGCCATGCTGCCCGTTTGGGTCATGTCGGCGCTTGCGGCGGACGGCGCGATACCGGCATCGCGCGCGGATGCCACTATGATGGGGAGGGCTCACGAGGAAGAGGCATGA
- the brnQ gene encoding branched-chain amino acid transport system II carrier protein codes for MRLGARERMLLTFTFFSMFFGAGNLIFPPCLGAQAGSRTAPATVGFIISAVGLPVLGVMAVSAAGGFERLANRVSPGFAQGLGVAIMLTIGPCFAIPRTATTSFEMAVVPFAGETPTWIAQLAYSFVFFAVAFALSRHPEKLSKVLGRFMGPLLLVMIAVLFVACVLGFQGEAAAPMGDYSDGQLARGFLDGYQTMDLLAALYFGIVISANARQMGIASDAQVRRETGYAGLGTGVLLIVIYSALSFVGVVSGSLVAIDPKSDTGATVLTNLTGAMFGPFGTAFLGAVFVIACLNVCTGLICTCSSYFQSRFPTVAGHHIGYRVWTVVFTIFSFIVSNAGLSAIITVSVPVLSALYPIAIVLVALSLAHNVFSVRFPRVYFWTVLFTGVAAGLRCIASLAVVFGVSIPWLDTALSWLPFSQFTLGWVVPALVGLVIGMADGLLRRR; via the coding sequence ATGAGGCTGGGCGCGCGAGAACGCATGCTGCTCACCTTCACGTTCTTCTCGATGTTCTTCGGCGCCGGCAATCTCATCTTTCCGCCATGCCTTGGCGCGCAGGCCGGCTCACGCACCGCTCCGGCGACGGTCGGGTTCATCATCTCCGCCGTGGGACTGCCGGTATTGGGTGTGATGGCGGTCTCCGCCGCCGGCGGATTCGAACGTCTCGCCAACCGCGTCTCCCCTGGTTTCGCGCAAGGATTGGGCGTGGCGATCATGCTTACTATCGGCCCGTGTTTCGCGATTCCCCGCACCGCCACCACCTCGTTCGAGATGGCTGTGGTGCCTTTCGCCGGCGAGACGCCTACATGGATCGCGCAATTGGCGTATTCCTTCGTGTTCTTCGCGGTCGCGTTCGCGCTGTCGAGACACCCGGAAAAGCTTTCGAAAGTGCTCGGCCGATTCATGGGACCGCTGCTGCTGGTGATGATCGCAGTGCTGTTCGTCGCCTGCGTGTTGGGTTTCCAAGGAGAGGCGGCCGCGCCGATGGGCGATTACTCCGACGGCCAGTTGGCGAGGGGATTCCTCGACGGATATCAGACGATGGATCTGCTGGCAGCGTTGTACTTCGGCATTGTGATCTCCGCGAACGCCAGACAGATGGGAATCGCATCCGACGCGCAGGTGCGGCGTGAGACCGGCTACGCGGGACTCGGCACCGGCGTGCTGCTGATCGTGATCTACAGCGCGCTGTCGTTCGTCGGAGTGGTGTCCGGTTCGCTGGTCGCGATCGATCCGAAATCCGACACTGGCGCGACCGTGCTCACGAACTTGACCGGTGCGATGTTCGGCCCCTTCGGCACGGCGTTTCTCGGCGCGGTGTTCGTCATCGCCTGCCTGAACGTATGCACCGGTCTGATCTGCACATGCAGCTCGTATTTCCAAAGCCGCTTCCCCACCGTCGCCGGCCATCACATCGGATACCGGGTGTGGACGGTGGTGTTCACCATATTCAGTTTCATCGTCTCGAACGCCGGATTGAGCGCGATCATCACAGTATCGGTGCCTGTGCTGTCCGCCCTGTACCCGATCGCCATCGTGTTGGTCGCGCTTTCGCTCGCCCACAATGTGTTCTCCGTCCGGTTCCCGCGCGTCTACTTCTGGACCGTTCTGTTCACGGGTGTGGCGGCCGGATTGCGCTGCATCGCCAGTCTCGCCGTCGTGTTCGGAGTCTCGATCCCCTGGCTGGACACGGCGCTGTCATGGCTGCCGTTCAGCCAATTCACCCTCGGTTGGGTCGTGCCGGCTCTCGTCGGTCTTGTGATCGGTATGGCCGACGGCCTGCTGCGCCGCCGCTGA
- a CDS encoding HAMP domain-containing sensor histidine kinase — protein sequence MNARPTVKERRYSPWVFVWTFLILCALAGGQALILAEYARIDKLPLPFILGMTGYWVIVAAVMSVVTYRQIRRRVKPMEEFAEASRQVAAGDFSVWLEPRHLEGSRQWDSIDQMYADFNTMVEELGSVEMLKDDFVSNVSHEIKTPLSVIQSYAALLERPDLSEEQRIEYAHTVVVASKRLSTLVSNVLRLSRMEAAGAHAQVDDYDLARQLADVALGMGDLFDAKGIEFDVDIEDRVLAHADAGMMEIVWSNVLSNALKFTPSGGRVSLTQTSDERSATVTVDDTGCGMTASEAMHAFDKFYQGDTSHASEGNGLGLAMTKRAVELCGGDIAIASEPGRGTTVTVRVPVAR from the coding sequence GTGAACGCCCGTCCCACGGTCAAGGAACGCCGCTATTCCCCATGGGTGTTCGTCTGGACGTTCCTGATCCTTTGCGCGCTGGCGGGAGGTCAGGCGTTGATCCTCGCCGAATATGCGCGGATCGACAAACTGCCGCTGCCGTTTATCCTCGGCATGACCGGCTATTGGGTGATCGTTGCGGCCGTGATGAGCGTCGTCACCTACCGGCAGATTCGCCGGCGGGTCAAGCCGATGGAGGAGTTCGCCGAGGCCAGCCGTCAGGTCGCGGCCGGCGATTTCAGCGTCTGGCTGGAGCCGCGCCATCTGGAAGGCTCGCGGCAATGGGATTCCATCGACCAGATGTACGCCGACTTCAACACCATGGTCGAGGAGTTGGGCAGCGTCGAGATGCTGAAGGACGATTTCGTCTCGAACGTCTCGCATGAGATCAAAACGCCGCTTTCGGTCATCCAAAGCTACGCCGCCTTGCTGGAGAGGCCGGATCTGAGCGAGGAGCAGCGGATCGAATACGCGCATACCGTGGTCGTCGCCTCCAAACGGCTGAGCACACTGGTGTCCAATGTGCTCAGACTCAGCCGTATGGAAGCCGCCGGCGCCCACGCGCAGGTCGACGACTACGATCTGGCCCGCCAGCTCGCCGATGTGGCGCTGGGCATGGGTGATCTGTTCGACGCCAAGGGCATCGAATTCGACGTGGATATCGAAGACCGCGTGCTGGCGCATGCCGATGCCGGCATGATGGAGATCGTGTGGAGCAACGTGCTGTCCAACGCGTTGAAATTCACGCCGTCGGGCGGGCGCGTGAGCCTGACCCAAACCTCCGACGAGCGTTCCGCCACGGTGACGGTAGACGACACCGGCTGCGGCATGACCGCTTCGGAGGCCATGCACGCCTTCGACAAGTTCTACCAAGGCGACACCTCGCATGCGTCGGAAGGCAACGGGTTGGGATTGGCCATGACCAAGCGGGCGGTCGAACTGTGCGGCGGCGACATCGCCATCGCCAGCGAGCCCGGACGAGGCACCACGGTCACGGTGCGCGTGCCCGTCGCGCGGTAG
- a CDS encoding response regulator transcription factor, translating to MTEILVVEDDGDLNEVTCMYLRDAGYAVTGCRNVHDAYEAMHGRLFDLVLSDIMMPGANGYEFAEKLRELDRHIPIILMTARDDIASKKRGFHAGVDDYIVKPVDFEELTLRIEALLRRAHIEDERKLVVGAFVMDADQATASLDGEPIALTAREFNILYKLLSYPKQVFSRAQLMDEFWDAGGETSLRAVDVYITNLRKKIGACEDFDILTVRGLGYKAVPR from the coding sequence ATGACCGAAATACTGGTGGTGGAGGACGACGGGGACCTCAACGAGGTCACCTGCATGTATCTGCGCGACGCGGGCTACGCCGTGACCGGCTGCCGCAACGTGCACGACGCCTATGAGGCCATGCACGGCCGGCTGTTCGACCTGGTGCTCTCCGACATCATGATGCCCGGCGCGAACGGCTACGAGTTCGCCGAGAAGCTGCGCGAACTCGACCGGCATATCCCCATCATCCTGATGACCGCACGCGACGACATCGCCTCGAAGAAGCGCGGATTCCACGCCGGAGTGGACGACTACATCGTCAAACCGGTCGATTTCGAGGAGCTCACGCTGCGCATCGAGGCGCTGCTGCGGCGCGCGCATATCGAGGATGAGCGCAAACTCGTCGTCGGCGCGTTCGTCATGGACGCCGACCAGGCCACGGCCAGTCTGGACGGCGAGCCGATCGCGCTCACCGCACGCGAGTTCAACATCCTCTACAAGCTGCTCAGCTACCCGAAACAGGTGTTCTCGCGCGCCCAGCTGATGGACGAGTTCTGGGACGCCGGCGGCGAGACCAGCCTGCGCGCCGTGGACGTGTACATCACCAATCTTCGTAAGAAAATCGGCGCCTGCGAGGATTTCGATATCCTCACCGTGCGGGGGTTGGGATACAAGGCGGTGCCGCGGTGA
- the era gene encoding GTPase Era produces the protein MTDNESVQGEEVYRSGFVAVVGRPNVGKSTLINALIGKQIAIASSRPETTRKAIRGILTTDHAQLVLVDTPGIHRPRTLLGQRLNDIVDESLSDVDVVAFLLPGDQQIGPGDKRILSRLRTDFATKREDGTYKWRVPLIAIVTKIDTLSRDQLVSKLIEINEFADFADIVPVSALKDDNLHEVRNVLIDHTPEGPQMYPDDQISEERPEDTIAELIRGAFLETLDDELPHSLAVVVDSIDYPEDNETGATYDGKALVSVSVYVERDSQKPIIIGKGASNLTAVKKKLRTPVNRIVGCKARLDLHVKVAKGWQSDPKQLEKLGF, from the coding sequence ATGACCGACAACGAATCGGTGCAGGGCGAGGAAGTCTACCGATCCGGATTCGTGGCGGTGGTCGGCCGTCCGAACGTGGGCAAATCCACGCTGATCAACGCGTTGATCGGCAAGCAGATCGCCATCGCATCGTCTCGCCCCGAGACCACGCGCAAGGCGATCCGCGGTATTCTGACCACCGATCATGCGCAGCTCGTGCTGGTGGACACCCCCGGCATCCACCGTCCGCGCACACTGCTCGGTCAGCGTCTCAACGACATCGTCGACGAATCCCTGTCCGACGTGGACGTGGTGGCGTTCCTTCTTCCCGGCGACCAACAGATCGGCCCCGGCGACAAGCGCATCCTATCCCGTCTGCGCACCGACTTCGCCACCAAGCGCGAGGACGGCACCTACAAATGGCGTGTGCCGCTGATCGCCATCGTCACCAAAATCGACACGCTCAGCCGCGACCAGCTGGTCTCCAAACTCATCGAGATCAACGAGTTCGCCGACTTCGCGGACATCGTGCCCGTCAGCGCCCTGAAGGACGATAATCTGCACGAAGTGCGCAACGTGCTGATCGACCATACGCCCGAAGGCCCGCAGATGTATCCGGACGACCAGATCAGCGAGGAACGCCCTGAAGACACCATCGCCGAACTGATCCGCGGCGCGTTCCTGGAGACGCTGGACGACGAGCTGCCGCATTCCCTGGCCGTGGTCGTGGACTCCATCGACTATCCCGAAGACAACGAGACGGGTGCGACCTACGACGGCAAGGCCCTGGTGAGCGTGTCGGTGTATGTGGAACGCGACTCGCAGAAGCCGATCATCATCGGCAAGGGCGCTTCGAACCTCACGGCGGTCAAGAAGAAGCTGCGCACGCCAGTCAACCGCATCGTCGGCTGCAAGGCGCGTCTCGACCTGCACGTCAAGGTCGCCAAGGGCTGGCAGTCGGATCCGAAGCAGTTGGAAAAGCTCGGTTTCTAA
- a CDS encoding hemolysin family protein — protein sequence MEYSSTVLITLTVTLVLVAALFVWLSLAMAAAEGAVARVTRSSLNNLILEVQTDGESGQFARMKKIDRIHKVQRLIADRYATAGSCAFVRIACNVLVGVLVACIASLYGAPLWAELLLGLLVALVVAVVSVLVRPRSAGASKPTDIMLKHAGKIAVAAAITPFARIGEQAASKRRQSLSDDEELEKIQLEQGRAAIDRLMETNEFDPEVSEMLRNVLSLSDTLTREIMVPRTDMICIERDCTLESMLKLCSRSGFSRVPVIGGDVDDLVGMAYLKDAVRATAFNPAAKDRDVESICREPMLVPESKPVDDLFHQMQRRRQHVAVVVDEYGGIAGLVTIEDAIEQIVGELEDEHDRTQRAEPEKIGESKWQMPARTPIADLEELFEVDIDEDDVDTVYGLLTKLLGQVPIVGASAVTRGIRLTAVDSAGRRKKVSIIVAEPAHVEADEDNDEESGDETVAEQTNDEE from the coding sequence ATGGAGTATTCCAGTACCGTCCTCATCACCCTCACCGTCACGCTCGTGCTGGTCGCGGCGCTGTTCGTCTGGCTGTCGCTGGCCATGGCCGCCGCCGAGGGCGCGGTGGCCCGCGTCACCCGCTCGAGCCTGAACAATCTCATCCTCGAGGTGCAGACCGACGGCGAGTCCGGCCAGTTCGCGCGGATGAAGAAGATCGACCGCATCCACAAAGTCCAACGACTGATCGCGGACCGATACGCCACGGCGGGAAGCTGCGCCTTCGTGCGCATCGCCTGCAATGTGCTCGTCGGCGTGCTCGTCGCCTGCATCGCCTCGCTGTACGGCGCGCCGCTGTGGGCGGAGCTGCTGCTCGGTCTGCTGGTCGCGCTGGTCGTGGCCGTGGTGTCAGTGCTGGTGCGTCCGCGGTCGGCCGGCGCCTCGAAACCGACCGACATCATGCTCAAGCACGCCGGCAAAATCGCCGTGGCCGCGGCCATCACGCCGTTCGCGCGCATCGGCGAGCAGGCCGCCTCCAAACGCAGGCAAAGCCTGTCCGACGATGAGGAATTGGAGAAGATCCAACTCGAGCAGGGGCGCGCCGCCATCGACCGTCTGATGGAGACGAACGAATTCGATCCCGAGGTTTCGGAGATGCTGCGCAACGTGCTTTCGCTTTCCGATACGCTGACGCGTGAGATCATGGTGCCCCGCACCGACATGATCTGCATCGAACGGGACTGCACGCTGGAGTCGATGCTCAAACTGTGCTCCCGTTCCGGATTCTCGCGCGTGCCGGTGATCGGCGGCGACGTGGACGACCTGGTCGGCATGGCCTATCTCAAGGACGCCGTGCGCGCCACCGCGTTCAATCCCGCGGCCAAAGACCGTGATGTGGAATCCATCTGCCGCGAGCCGATGCTGGTGCCCGAATCCAAGCCCGTAGACGACCTCTTCCACCAGATGCAACGCAGACGGCAGCATGTGGCCGTCGTCGTCGACGAATACGGCGGCATCGCGGGTCTGGTGACCATCGAGGACGCCATCGAACAGATCGTCGGCGAACTGGAGGACGAGCACGACCGCACGCAGCGCGCCGAACCGGAGAAGATCGGCGAGAGCAAATGGCAGATGCCGGCCCGCACGCCGATCGCCGACCTGGAGGAACTGTTCGAGGTCGACATCGACGAGGACGACGTCGACACCGTGTACGGACTGCTCACCAAACTGCTCGGCCAGGTGCCGATCGTCGGCGCGTCCGCGGTGACGCGCGGCATCCGCCTGACCGCCGTGGATTCGGCCGGCCGGCGCAAGAAGGTGTCGATCATCGTGGCGGAGCCCGCGCACGTCGAGGCCGACGAGGACAATGACGAGGAATCGGGCGACGAAACGGTCGCCGAACAAACGAATGACGAGGAGTGA
- the ybeY gene encoding rRNA maturation RNase YbeY yields MSVEVTNETSWTIDPKVFSDLGLWVLDQMRVSTQSDLTIMFVDPDPIAELHMRWMNLEGPTDVMSFPMDELRPGDGKTVMEGILGDIIICPWVAAQQAAAAGHSTMQEMMLLTIHGILHLLGYDHVSEEQERQMFGLQRQLLLTFFAARPAGIQQAVLPAGTPDLLAAWDAEHGGGRQLGH; encoded by the coding sequence ATGAGCGTGGAAGTGACCAACGAGACATCGTGGACCATCGATCCCAAAGTGTTCTCCGATTTGGGATTGTGGGTGCTCGACCAGATGCGTGTGAGCACGCAGTCCGATCTGACCATCATGTTCGTGGACCCCGATCCGATCGCCGAACTGCATATGCGGTGGATGAATCTCGAGGGGCCCACCGATGTGATGAGCTTCCCGATGGACGAACTGCGGCCCGGCGACGGCAAAACCGTGATGGAGGGCATTCTCGGCGACATCATCATCTGCCCGTGGGTGGCCGCCCAACAGGCCGCCGCCGCGGGCCACAGCACCATGCAGGAGATGATGCTGCTCACCATCCACGGCATCCTGCATCTGCTCGGCTACGACCATGTGAGCGAGGAGCAGGAGCGTCAGATGTTCGGACTGCAACGCCAACTGCTGCTCACCTTCTTCGCGGCGCGCCCCGCGGGCATCCAGCAGGCGGTGCTGCCGGCCGGCACCCCCGATCTGCTCGCCGCTTGGGACGCCGAACACGGCGGAGGCCGACAGCTCGGCCACTGA
- a CDS encoding PhoH family protein → MATTTRTITIPPQLDPVAVLGPVDEVIREVERAFPELTIIVRGNRVAIMSRSSRTESDASQAEDLVNSIIQAAFTAPMDADTVRRMLDQRVLRNDVRKEFPGRGAAPARLAVQSAQRDGGAPSPALDARQRTQYRKPTVPGVITFALGQPVRAKTAGQIAYVNAIESHTVTFGIGPAGTGKTYLAVAKAVRAFQDRRVRRIILTRPAVEAGESLGFLPGTLNEKVDPYLRPLYDALSDMLGADQLKRYLDDGTIEVAPLAYMRGRTLNDAFVILDEAQNTTEQQMKMFLTRLGFNTTMVITGDVTQVDLTVPRSGLASIERILGDIDDIAFVHMAADDVVRHRLVGRIVAAYERHAAIDGDHRAQANASRASRHADRRESENDARPADAEGKETRQ, encoded by the coding sequence GTGGCCACCACAACACGCACCATCACGATTCCCCCGCAGCTCGACCCGGTCGCGGTGTTAGGACCGGTCGACGAGGTCATCCGCGAGGTGGAACGCGCGTTCCCCGAACTGACGATCATCGTGCGGGGCAACCGCGTCGCCATCATGTCCCGGTCAAGCCGCACCGAATCCGACGCCTCGCAGGCCGAGGACCTCGTCAATTCGATTATCCAGGCCGCGTTCACCGCGCCCATGGACGCGGACACCGTGCGGCGCATGCTCGACCAGCGCGTGCTGCGCAACGACGTGCGCAAGGAGTTCCCCGGCCGTGGCGCCGCCCCGGCCCGGCTCGCCGTGCAGTCGGCGCAGCGCGACGGTGGCGCGCCGTCCCCGGCGCTCGACGCACGGCAGCGGACGCAATACCGCAAGCCCACGGTGCCCGGCGTGATCACCTTCGCGCTCGGCCAGCCGGTCCGCGCGAAAACCGCGGGCCAGATCGCCTACGTGAACGCGATCGAATCGCATACGGTGACCTTCGGCATCGGACCGGCCGGCACCGGCAAGACCTATCTGGCCGTGGCCAAGGCCGTGCGCGCCTTCCAGGACCGGCGCGTCCGCCGCATCATCCTGACCAGACCCGCGGTGGAGGCGGGCGAAAGCCTGGGATTCCTGCCCGGCACGTTGAACGAGAAGGTGGACCCGTATCTGAGGCCCCTGTACGACGCGCTGTCCGACATGCTGGGCGCCGACCAGCTCAAACGCTATCTGGACGACGGCACCATCGAAGTGGCTCCGCTCGCCTACATGCGAGGCCGCACGCTCAACGACGCGTTCGTGATCCTCGACGAGGCGCAGAACACCACCGAGCAGCAGATGAAGATGTTCCTGACGCGTCTGGGATTCAACACCACCATGGTGATCACCGGCGACGTCACGCAGGTGGATCTGACCGTGCCCCGTTCCGGTCTGGCGAGCATCGAACGCATTCTTGGCGATATCGACGACATCGCCTTCGTGCATATGGCCGCAGACGATGTGGTCCGGCACCGCTTGGTGGGGCGGATCGTCGCCGCCTACGAGCGTCACGCGGCCATCGACGGCGACCATCGCGCGCAGGCGAACGCCTCGCGGGCGTCACGGCACGCGGACCGACGGGAAAGCGAAAACGACGCGCGGCCTGCGGACGCCGAAGGTAAGGAGACTCGCCAATGA
- a CDS encoding histidine triad nucleotide-binding protein — MSDCDDCLFCRIIAGEIPSGKVYEDETTYAFNDINPKAKVHVLVVPKKHYANVAELAAGDPARLAHMVEVAQGIADDAFHGDYRLVFNTGADAGQTVFHVHAHVMTGETLDE, encoded by the coding sequence ATGAGCGATTGTGACGACTGCCTGTTCTGCAGGATCATCGCGGGGGAGATCCCCAGCGGCAAGGTCTATGAGGACGAGACGACCTACGCCTTCAACGACATCAACCCCAAGGCGAAGGTGCATGTGCTCGTCGTGCCCAAGAAGCATTACGCGAACGTCGCCGAGCTGGCGGCGGGCGACCCCGCGCGGCTGGCGCATATGGTCGAGGTGGCGCAGGGCATCGCCGACGACGCCTTCCACGGCGACTACCGTCTGGTGTTCAACACCGGCGCGGACGCCGGGCAGACCGTGTTCCACGTGCACGCGCACGTGATGACCGGCGAGACGCTCGACGAATAG
- a CDS encoding 16S rRNA (uracil(1498)-N(3))-methyltransferase, which yields MTDALFLFDPDVDGVPVNTDELRAGWTLTLPAHVRRHAIQAMRLDVGDSLQLSDGRGLRLKAVLDDAQEGVAKVTEMGLEPQPLTRLALVQALAKNGHDEQAIDTATQIGVDTVVPWQADRSIAKWKTGRTDRKWSQVLQAATEQSRRSWMPTLEECASSKQIVAICRRACVHGDLVVVLHQDATDTWAGVERHVEELQDRCLSDGKPRTVYVVVGPEGGISEAEVEGFVKAGAHSCVLGSNILRASTAGPVALSLLSRALGRYA from the coding sequence ATGACCGATGCCTTGTTTCTTTTCGATCCCGACGTCGACGGCGTGCCCGTCAACACCGACGAACTGCGCGCCGGATGGACGCTCACCCTGCCCGCCCACGTCAGACGCCACGCCATCCAGGCGATGCGATTGGATGTGGGGGACAGCCTGCAGCTGAGCGACGGACGCGGATTACGCCTGAAAGCCGTGCTCGACGACGCGCAGGAGGGCGTGGCGAAGGTGACCGAAATGGGGCTGGAACCGCAGCCGCTGACTCGACTGGCCCTGGTGCAGGCGTTGGCGAAAAACGGACACGACGAGCAGGCGATCGACACGGCCACGCAGATCGGCGTGGATACGGTGGTGCCCTGGCAGGCGGACCGGTCCATCGCCAAATGGAAGACGGGCCGCACCGACCGCAAATGGTCGCAGGTGCTTCAGGCGGCCACCGAACAGTCCCGCCGCTCCTGGATGCCGACGCTGGAGGAGTGCGCATCCAGCAAACAGATCGTGGCCATATGCCGGCGCGCCTGCGTGCACGGCGATCTGGTCGTGGTGCTCCATCAGGACGCCACCGACACGTGGGCCGGCGTTGAGCGCCATGTCGAGGAGCTGCAGGATCGCTGCCTGTCCGACGGCAAGCCCCGCACCGTCTATGTGGTGGTCGGTCCGGAGGGCGGCATCAGCGAGGCGGAGGTGGAGGGCTTCGTCAAAGCGGGCGCGCATTCCTGCGTGCTGGGCTCCAACATCCTTCGCGCTTCGACCGCTGGGCCCGTCGCCTTGAGTCTGCTCAGCCGCGCGTTGGGGCGATACGCCTGA